One region of Kwoniella newhampshirensis strain CBS 13917 chromosome 6, whole genome shotgun sequence genomic DNA includes:
- a CDS encoding ribosomal protein S21, with product MLMLFRSALRASTTSTVASTSRVVLAAPSFVPSSLRYNSTLPPSPPTSSSLFPSSSSTPTSTSNSSGKESALSSLRFEIPPASSSSSSGNGSQSSLSSSDPNAESWWIEASARNSLGYPMTTYSGRSILVPRGGEFISAYKRLGGLLRNSNMKKELRLGEFYEKPSVRRRRLLSERHRRRFKEMVRTKVQQVISMRSRG from the exons ATGTTGATGCTGTTCCGATCTGCCCTGAGGGCAAGTACGACCTCTACAGTcgcctcgacctctcgaGTGGTCCTTGCCGctccctccttcgtccCCTCTTCCTTGCGATACAACTCgacccttcctccttcaccacctacttcatcatctcttttcccttcctcttcctcgactccgacctccacctcgaatTCGAGCGGTAAGGAATCCGCTCTATCATCCTTACGATTCGAGATCCCCCCAgcgtcctcctcctcttcttccggaAACGGGAGCCAGTCTTCAttgtcttcttccgacCCCAACGCCGAATCATGGTGGATCGAAGCATCCGCTCGCAACTCGTTAGGATATCCGATGACGACCTATAGCGGACGATCGATCCTCGTCccgagaggaggagagttCATCTCGGCTTATAAGCGATTGGGGGGTTTGTTGAGGAACAGTAatatgaagaaggagttgagATTGGGTGAATTCTATGAGAAACCGAGTGtaagaaggaggagattgtTGAGCGAGAGACATAGGAGGAGGTtcaaggagatg GTCAGAACAAAGGTACAACAAGTCATCTCGATGCGAAGCAGAGGATGA
- a CDS encoding glutamyl-tRNA(Gln) amidotransferase subunit B, mitochondrial — MTSILRWVPTSLVSSALRCTRTYSTHVDVKGKGKATTTAAAEDGEWETVIGLEIHAQLKTGRKLFSPASTSYGDVPNTNVNLHDAAFPGTLPQLDLNAVRLSLMTALALNCTINPRSTFDRKHYFYHDIPASYQITQHYNPLARNGRIQIDKGDNGSSRIFEVGIHQLQIEQDTAKSQTVGSSVLVDLNRAGTGLMEIVTEPDIRSAEEAGAFVKKLQGLLRRVGSADGDMEKGNLRVDVNVSVHKRGSPFGTRCEIKNINSVRFLQAAIESERRRHIEHYLNTDTPLAQETRGLNELTLQTFPLRSKEEATDYRYMPDSNLPAMVIDPAYLTKLRDQLPEMPWQSVERLMTEYGVTKRDVETLLGLDEYEARGVKYFEDVVGGNRSVAKRAMNWIVHETLGQLGKLNKSWSPTIIPPALMRELVASIENGAITGTTGKSIVKHLLSLPSSVDPTTELDSVLSRLGIHISLDPSASDDDGGEGLSEMCLKAMGNQPKAVIDYKKGNEKVVMRLVGEVMKISGGRADARKAKTVLEELLKA, encoded by the exons ATGACCTCCATCTTGCGTTGGGTCCCAACAAGTCTCGTCAGCTCCGCACTGAGATGCACTCGGACATATAGCACGCATGTCGACGTCAAGGGCAAAGGCAAGGCAACTACcacagcagcagcagaggACGGAGAATGGGAAACGGTCATCGGTCTCGAGATTCATGCTCAACTCAAGACAGGAAGGAAGCTGTTCTCTC CCGCCTCGACATCGTATGGAGATGTCCCCAACACCAATGTCAACTTGCACGACGCTGCGTTTCCGGGTACCCTGCCA CAACTGGATCTCAATGCAGTCAGACTATCACTCATGACTGCGCTGGCTCTGAACTGCACCATA AATCCTCGATCGACATTCGATCGAAAACATTACTTCTACCACGATATACCGGCGTCGTACCAAATAACGCAACACTACA ATCCCCTCGCTCGGAATGGCAGGATACAAATAGACAAAGGCGATAATGGGTCCTCGCGGATATTTGAGGTCGGGATACATCAACTCCAGATCGAACAG GACACAGCCAAGTCTCAGACGGTCGGGAGTTCGGTGCTTGTGGATTTGAATCGAGCAGGAACAGGACTGATGGAGATTGTGACCGAGCCGGATATACGAAGtgctgaagaagcaggagcaTTTGTGAAGAAGCTGCAAGGGTTACTCAGAAGAGTGGGATCGGCGGACGGGGAtatggagaag GGAAATCTCAGAGTGGACGTCAACGTTTCCGTACACAAGCGTGGCTCGCCGTTCGGTACCAGATGTGAAATCAAGAACATCAATTCGGTTCGATTCCTTCAAGCTGCCATAG AGTCGGAGCGACGTCGACATATCGAACATTATCTGAACACTGACACTCCGCTCGCGCAAGAGACCAGAGGTCTGAACGAGCTCACATTACAGACcttccctcttcgatcAAAAGAGGAAGCGACGGATTATCGATATATGCCAGACTCGAACCTTCCTGCGATGGTGATAGATCCT GCGTATCTGACAAAGCTGAGAGATCAGTTACCGGAAATGCCTTGGCAATCTGTCGAGAGGCTGATGACCGAGTATGGGGTGACCAAGAGAGATGTGGAGACGTTGTTGGGCCTGGACGAGTATGAAGCGAGGGGTGTGAAGTATTTTGAGGATGTCGTGGGAGGGAACAGGTCGGtggcgaagagagcgatgaaCTG GATCGTTCACGAGACTCTAGGTCAACTAGGCAAGCTCAACAAATCGTGGTCACCAACCATCATCCCTCCAGCACTCATGCGAGAACTCGTCGCTTCCATCGAAAACGGTGCCATCACAGGAACGACAGGCAAATCAATCGTGAAACATCTACTATCCCTCCCTTCATCCGTCGACCCTACAACGGAGCTCGACTCTGTACTGTCCCGATTGGGAATACACATCTCCCTCgatccttccgcttctgatgacgatggaggagaaggattgAGCGAGATGTGTCTGAAGGCCATGGGAAATCAGCCAAAGGCAGTGATCGATTATAAGAAGGGGAACGAGAAAGTGGTGATGCGTTTAGTAGGGGAGGTCATGAAGATCTCAGGAGGGAGAGCAGATGCTAGGAAAGCCAAGACTGTCTTGGAAGAGCTTTTGAAGGCGTAG
- a CDS encoding arginase, whose amino-acid sequence MIALPQARVASSLRQFMSMSMCAPLRSARPVQRAFTHTKATRNYHIYAQPDEGKGVTKPNHNYKFLKEPATVAIVGCPFSGGQGRAGVEHGPNKLISAGLVDQLTSLGWEVHYESQQSFLDIPYNPLPASSPQLSADEHASATVLKSSDGKEDLVQRLPDPDIGRMKKPRLVSAVNEKVAHEVGSIAKKGWLPLTLGGDHSLAMGTIAGTKSKYPDAVVIWVDAHADINTPETTDSGNLHGCPVSFLLGLEGCDVEPFNKWLSPCLKPEEIVYIGLRDIDSGEKAILKKHGIKAYTMHHVDKYGIGKVVDMALEHVNPDGTKPIHLSFDVDALDPTVAPSTGTPVRGGLSFREGHYITEAVAETGNLVAVDIMEVNPTLLDPRSVEKTVAAGCSLARASLGETLL is encoded by the exons ATGATCGCCCTCCCTCAAGCTCGTGTTGCCAGCTCTTTGCGACAGTTTatgtccatgtccatgtGCGCACCGCTGCGGTCTGCTCGCCCAGTCCAACGTGCATTCACACACACGAAAGCGACCCGGAACTACCATATCTATGCCCAGCCTGACGAAGGGAAAGGTGTCACCAAGCCCAATCACAATTACAAGTTCTTGAAGGAGCCCGCTACCGTTGCA ATCGTCGGTTGTCCCTTCAG TGGGGGCCAAGGACGTGCTGGTGTCGAACACGGACCAAACAAGCTCATTTCAGCAggtctcgtcgatcaactcacttCCCTCGGCTGGGAGGTCCATTACGAATCCCAACAATCTTTCCTCGACATTCCATACAACCCCCTTCCGGCCTCTTCACCCCAGCTATCTGCTGATGAACACGCTTCCGCTACCGTCCTCAAGTCGAGCgatgggaaggaagatctgGTTCAGAGATTGCCTGATCCCGATATTGGGAGAATGAAGAAGCCTCGTTTGGTCAGTGCTGTCAATGAGAAGGTCGCACACGAGGTTGGAAGTATCGCAAAGAAGGGATGGTTGCCTCTCACTCTCGGCGGTGACCACAgtctg GCCATGGGTACTATTGCTGGCACGAAGAGCAAGTATCCTGATGCCGTTGTCATCTGG GTCGACGCACACGCCGATATAAACACACCTGAGACCACCGACTCTGGTAATCTGCATGGATGTCCGGTCTCTTTCCTGCTAGGCCTGGAGGGGTGCGATGTCGAGCCGTTCAACAAATGGCTCAGTCCTTGTCTCAAGCCTGAAGAAAT CGTCTACATCGGTCTGAGAGATATCGATTCTGGCGAAAAGGCGATCCTGAAGAAACATGGCATCAAAGCTTATACGATGCACCACGTCGATAAGTATGGTATCGGTAAAGTAGTGGATATGGCTTTGGAACACGTCAACCCGGACGGGACGAAGCCTATCCATTTGAGCTTCGATGTGGATGCCTTGGACCCCACTGTCGCACCGA GTACTGGGACACCTGTGAGAGGAGGATTGTCATTCAGAGAGG GCCACTATATCACCGAAGCTGTTGCCGAGACGGGCAACCTTGTAGCAGTAGACATTATG GAGGTGAATCCCACCTTGCTGGACCCTAGATCTGTTGAAAAGACCGTTGCAGCAGGTTGTTCACTAGCGAGGGCATCTCTGGGCGAGACGTTACTGTAG